The proteins below come from a single Chryseobacterium capnotolerans genomic window:
- a CDS encoding DUF4280 domain-containing protein produces MSQKITDTAQLSCNQGTIPSTLSVTSQNFSTAEGKYIATEQDKQANLNIKPFGQCKLKPTSGGYLPCIPAPTTWQKTTEKDTINNYKILTEDSFCMCGTGGKIEIVNKGHGEKHETK; encoded by the coding sequence ATGTCACAAAAAATCACTGATACCGCCCAATTATCCTGTAACCAAGGAACAATACCAAGTACTCTAAGTGTTACCAGCCAGAATTTCTCTACGGCTGAAGGAAAATATATTGCTACGGAGCAGGATAAACAGGCAAATCTAAATATTAAACCTTTTGGGCAATGCAAATTAAAACCTACTTCAGGGGGATATTTACCGTGTATTCCTGCTCCAACTACTTGGCAAAAAACCACGGAAAAAGATACCATCAATAATTACAAAATTCTTACTGAGGATTCATTTTGTATGTGTGGGACAGGCGGAAAAATCGAAATAGTGAACAAAGGACATGGAGAAAAGCATGAGACAAAATAA
- a CDS encoding terpene synthase family protein, translating into MKTSMTNEEFYAGLRQLPKPQYPFPDFVHPAMHEQREEYYNWIDTEYAFHSKEAREKHKKHHLTDIAARGCPFLKTIKELRPLANYTANGAMMDDYFDRCSRDEMYEITNRIIELLSGNDPKEPADNGIFHLYWVLRQDAIACEVPAHLYNRFVKSIRDVFMGYSDEKVYYRKNEIPPLSVYLLIREATSGVQPYCNYVALQKEYRLLPDEIFDHPHMKRLYTLCSLMIGIHNDIISLPKELHREGDTMNIVKVVQQENKLSLHDAYMMALEIHDDFLKEFLVLQEHLPSFNQWQNMVYDYVQDLGVMVAGVYAWHTNDTSRYVNGGYVEGEFAGND; encoded by the coding sequence ATGAAAACATCAATGACCAACGAAGAATTTTATGCCGGCTTACGGCAACTTCCCAAACCTCAGTATCCTTTCCCTGATTTTGTTCACCCTGCTATGCATGAACAAAGAGAAGAGTACTACAACTGGATTGATACAGAATATGCTTTTCACAGCAAAGAAGCTCGTGAAAAACATAAAAAGCATCATTTAACAGATATTGCAGCTAGGGGTTGTCCCTTTCTTAAAACAATTAAAGAACTCAGACCATTGGCAAATTATACAGCTAACGGAGCTATGATGGATGATTACTTTGATCGTTGTTCGCGCGACGAAATGTATGAAATAACCAATCGTATTATTGAATTGTTAAGTGGAAATGATCCCAAAGAACCGGCTGATAATGGTATATTTCATCTGTATTGGGTATTAAGACAGGATGCTATTGCTTGTGAGGTACCTGCTCATCTCTACAATAGATTTGTAAAATCAATAAGAGATGTATTTATGGGATATTCTGATGAAAAAGTATATTATAGAAAAAATGAAATTCCTCCGTTGTCTGTTTATCTGTTGATTCGGGAAGCGACCAGTGGAGTTCAACCTTATTGTAATTATGTAGCGTTGCAGAAAGAATATCGTTTATTACCGGATGAAATTTTTGATCATCCTCATATGAAAAGGCTTTATACCCTTTGTTCCTTGATGATAGGTATTCATAATGACATTATTTCATTACCTAAAGAACTGCATAGGGAAGGTGATACCATGAATATTGTGAAAGTGGTGCAACAGGAAAACAAACTGTCCCTGCACGATGCTTATATGATGGCACTCGAGATTCATGATGATTTTTTGAAAGAGTTTTTAGTTCTGCAGGAGCATTTACCTTCTTTCAATCAATGGCAGAATATGGTGTATGACTATGTACAGGATTTGGGAGTGATGGTCGCAGGAGTATATGCATGGCACACCAATGATACATCCCGTTATGTTAATGGCGGTTATGTGGAAGGTGAATTCGCCGGAAATGATTAA
- a CDS encoding DUF3667 domain-containing protein: MHDTCLNCNQPVTTKYCGHCGQKTSTHRYSLKHFIEHDFIHGVWHVDKGILYTIKELFTRPGNSVREYILGKRVNYFNFVTLLLLTATISSILSHYSNMDYSALVSDDQKAMMSSFQEFMTTYFKIFLLLSIPFNSIFSYLWFLKAGFNYSEHLVLNAYKTSGDMIALLVFTLITFLFKNSAAVISIYFMAFTVFSLAYGLWFYVQFFSQSGYSKGSILFRSLMIPVSFIIFQIIVGYVWAIVASILHTHS, translated from the coding sequence ATGCATGATACCTGTTTAAACTGCAATCAACCTGTTACGACCAAATACTGCGGCCATTGTGGTCAAAAAACCAGTACTCACAGATATTCTTTAAAACACTTTATTGAACATGATTTCATTCATGGAGTATGGCATGTGGACAAAGGAATCCTGTACACGATAAAAGAATTATTTACAAGACCTGGAAACAGTGTAAGAGAATATATTCTGGGCAAAAGAGTAAATTATTTTAATTTTGTTACCCTTTTATTATTAACAGCCACCATTTCATCAATACTTTCTCATTATTCCAATATGGACTACAGTGCTTTGGTTTCTGATGATCAGAAAGCGATGATGAGTTCTTTCCAGGAATTTATGACCACTTATTTTAAAATTTTTCTGCTGCTTTCTATCCCTTTCAACTCAATTTTCAGTTATCTGTGGTTTCTAAAAGCTGGATTTAACTACTCTGAACACCTTGTTCTTAACGCTTATAAAACAAGTGGAGATATGATTGCTCTATTGGTATTTACCCTCATCACTTTCTTGTTTAAGAACTCTGCTGCTGTTATCTCAATTTATTTTATGGCATTTACTGTATTTAGTCTTGCCTATGGATTGTGGTTTTATGTGCAGTTTTTCTCTCAATCCGGATATTCTAAAGGATCTATACTTTTCAGAAGTCTGATGATTCCTGTTTCATTTATAATCTTTCAGATAATCGTTGGGTATGTTTGGGCTATTGTAGCTTCTATTTTGCATACACACTCATAA
- a CDS encoding glycoside hydrolase family 30 protein, with amino-acid sequence MRKLIVSCFVIGIAINVNAQNYWKKHEGKTAKVILTNSKVNERMADKGAVKFEQFGQPKETEACIFVAPHFKYQKLIGIGGAITDASAETFYKMPKNKQQEILEAYFGKNGLGYTVVRTNMNSCDFSSDSYTYVEDNDTSLKTFNLAHDEKYKIPMIKEAQKSIGNNFTFYFSPWSPPAWMKSNKSLYKGGRLENQYYQIWADYYIKFIKEYEKRGINVWGLTVQNEPMATQSWESCIYTAEEEGEFLKNNLGPTLWKNGYKDKKVMIWDHNRDLIYQRATTTLSDPETSKYASGIGYHWYETWNNKTQLFDNLAETHRAFPDKFLAFTEGCKEQFAMDRIYDVSLGELYSKNMLNDFNKGNALWTDWNILLDETGGPNHKGNFCFAPIIADTKTGEVFYTYEYYYIGHVSKYIKPNAQRIGSSSNRAALTSSAFMNENGQLVTVIMNDSDSDIETNLWIEGMAAKLNAPAHSIQTVIL; translated from the coding sequence ATGAGAAAACTAATCGTAAGTTGTTTTGTAATCGGTATTGCCATCAATGTCAATGCTCAGAATTATTGGAAAAAGCATGAAGGAAAAACAGCTAAGGTAATTTTAACCAATTCGAAAGTGAATGAAAGAATGGCAGACAAAGGAGCCGTGAAGTTTGAACAGTTCGGACAGCCAAAAGAAACGGAAGCCTGTATTTTTGTAGCACCTCATTTTAAATACCAAAAACTGATCGGAATTGGAGGGGCTATTACAGATGCATCCGCAGAGACCTTCTACAAAATGCCAAAGAATAAGCAGCAGGAAATTCTGGAGGCTTATTTCGGAAAGAACGGGCTGGGATATACCGTAGTTCGTACCAATATGAATTCCTGTGACTTCTCCAGCGATTCCTATACCTATGTAGAAGATAATGACACTTCTTTAAAAACATTTAACCTTGCTCATGACGAAAAGTATAAAATTCCAATGATTAAGGAAGCACAGAAATCAATAGGAAATAATTTTACTTTTTATTTCTCACCATGGAGCCCACCAGCCTGGATGAAGTCTAATAAAAGTTTATACAAAGGAGGCAGACTGGAAAATCAATATTATCAGATCTGGGCAGATTATTATATTAAATTCATTAAAGAATATGAAAAAAGAGGAATCAATGTCTGGGGGTTAACTGTTCAGAATGAACCTATGGCAACCCAATCCTGGGAATCATGCATTTATACAGCAGAGGAAGAAGGGGAGTTTCTGAAGAATAATCTTGGTCCAACTCTTTGGAAAAATGGCTATAAAGATAAAAAAGTAATGATCTGGGATCACAACAGAGACCTGATTTATCAAAGAGCAACCACCACACTCAGTGATCCTGAAACTTCGAAATATGCGAGTGGAATAGGGTATCACTGGTATGAAACCTGGAACAACAAAACCCAGCTGTTTGATAACCTTGCCGAAACCCACAGAGCTTTTCCGGATAAGTTCCTTGCCTTTACAGAAGGTTGTAAAGAACAGTTTGCTATGGATAGAATTTACGATGTAAGCCTTGGAGAGCTATACAGCAAGAATATGCTGAACGATTTTAATAAAGGAAATGCTTTATGGACAGACTGGAATATTCTTCTGGATGAAACCGGAGGTCCTAACCATAAAGGAAACTTCTGCTTTGCGCCAATTATTGCAGACACAAAAACAGGAGAAGTATTTTATACTTACGAATATTACTATATCGGACATGTTTCAAAGTATATTAAACCTAATGCACAAAGAATAGGCTCTTCTTCTAACAGAGCAGCTTTAACTTCTTCAGCTTTTATGAATGAAAACGGTCAACTAGTCACCGTAATCATGAATGATTCCGACAGCGATATTGAAACCAATCTTTGGATTGAAGGAATGGCAGCCAAGCTGAATGCACCGGCTCATTCTATACAGACCGTAATTTTATAA
- a CDS encoding MarR family winged helix-turn-helix transcriptional regulator, which translates to MIALSEHVCFKTYAVSRYITGLYKPYLDEISLTYPQYLVMLVLWENGEMNIGKIGEHLHLDNGTLTPLLKRIEKNGFLTRTRSLHDERVVRINLTEKGILLKDKAKHIPEAVQTCFHLNEEKKKQLMSGLNEILSTQSSSKI; encoded by the coding sequence ATGATTGCTCTGTCAGAACACGTATGCTTTAAGACCTATGCTGTTTCAAGATATATTACAGGACTGTATAAGCCTTATTTGGATGAAATATCACTCACATATCCTCAATACCTCGTAATGCTGGTGTTGTGGGAAAATGGAGAAATGAATATCGGTAAGATTGGTGAACATCTTCATTTGGATAATGGGACGTTAACTCCTTTGTTAAAAAGAATAGAAAAGAACGGATTTTTGACCCGAACCCGAAGTCTGCATGATGAAAGAGTAGTCCGTATCAACCTTACAGAAAAAGGAATATTGCTGAAAGATAAAGCAAAACATATTCCGGAGGCTGTTCAAACCTGTTTTCATTTGAATGAAGAAAAAAAGAAACAGCTCATGTCCGGCTTGAATGAAATATTATCAACACAATCCTCATCCAAAATATGA
- a CDS encoding glycoside hydrolase family 16 protein: protein MNIKFRNILKFYAAGLLVLSVTNCVSNKADFGRKLIWSDEFDGKGLPDSLKWNYDVGGDGYGNDEAQFYTKNRLENARMENGNLIIEARKEDCENNKYTSARLLTKGKFSFQYGTVEVRAKLPKGRGTWPAIWMMSENMKKWPDDGELDIMEHVGFNQGYIHASVHTKKYNHILGTQKTDTLMVKDVSEKFHVYKADWTPEKINVYIDDQKIFTYENKEKTYEAWPFDQSYFIILNLAVGGFWGGKEGIDDSIFPQKYYIDYVRVYQNK, encoded by the coding sequence ATGAATATTAAATTCCGAAATATCCTTAAGTTTTATGCAGCAGGACTATTAGTTTTATCTGTGACGAATTGTGTTTCAAATAAAGCAGATTTCGGGAGAAAACTGATTTGGAGTGATGAATTTGACGGAAAAGGACTTCCAGATTCACTAAAATGGAACTACGATGTGGGCGGTGATGGCTATGGAAATGATGAAGCTCAGTTCTATACCAAAAATAGGCTTGAAAATGCCCGTATGGAAAATGGAAATCTCATTATTGAGGCTAGAAAAGAAGATTGCGAGAACAATAAATATACTTCTGCAAGGCTTTTAACCAAAGGGAAATTTTCCTTTCAATATGGAACGGTAGAAGTTCGGGCAAAACTTCCAAAAGGGAGAGGAACATGGCCAGCCATCTGGATGATGAGTGAAAATATGAAGAAATGGCCTGATGACGGGGAACTTGATATCATGGAACATGTAGGATTTAATCAAGGCTATATCCACGCTTCGGTACATACTAAAAAATACAATCATATTCTGGGAACTCAAAAGACAGACACTTTGATGGTAAAAGATGTAAGCGAAAAATTCCATGTGTATAAAGCGGATTGGACCCCGGAAAAAATTAATGTTTACATTGATGATCAGAAAATTTTCACGTATGAAAATAAAGAAAAAACCTATGAAGCATGGCCTTTTGACCAGTCTTATTTTATCATTTTAAACCTGGCAGTAGGCGGTTTCTGGGGTGGAAAAGAGGGGATAGATGACAGCATCTTTCCACAAAAGTATTATATAGACTATGTAAGAGTCTATCAAAATAAATAA
- a CDS encoding enoyl-ACP reductase FabI gives MSYGLLKGKKGIIFGALNEQSIAWKVAERCHEEGAEFILSNAPIALRMGELNGLAEKTGSEVIGADATSIEDLEKLFDAAVAKFGKIDFILHSIGMSINVRKGKHYTEMNYDWLEKGWDISAVSFHKVMRVAWEKDCMNEWGSILALTYIAAQRTFPDYNDMSDNKAYLESIARTFGNYWGERKVRVNTVSQSPTMTTAGSGVKGFGGFLGYAEDMSPLGNATALECADYCVTLFSDLTKKVTMQNLFHDGGFSSSGVTQRVISKYDAEN, from the coding sequence ATGTCATACGGTTTACTTAAAGGCAAAAAGGGAATTATATTTGGAGCCCTTAATGAACAATCTATCGCATGGAAAGTTGCTGAGAGATGTCATGAGGAAGGTGCAGAATTCATCTTATCTAATGCTCCTATCGCTTTGAGAATGGGAGAACTTAATGGTTTAGCCGAAAAAACAGGTTCTGAAGTTATAGGTGCAGATGCTACTTCTATCGAAGATCTTGAGAAACTTTTTGATGCTGCTGTTGCAAAATTTGGTAAAATTGACTTTATCCTACATTCTATCGGAATGTCTATCAACGTAAGAAAAGGAAAACATTATACGGAAATGAATTACGATTGGTTGGAAAAAGGCTGGGATATTTCAGCGGTTTCTTTCCATAAAGTAATGCGTGTAGCTTGGGAGAAAGACTGTATGAATGAATGGGGAAGCATCTTAGCACTTACTTATATAGCAGCTCAGAGAACATTCCCGGACTACAATGATATGTCTGATAACAAAGCTTATTTGGAAAGTATCGCAAGAACTTTCGGAAACTATTGGGGTGAAAGAAAAGTACGTGTAAATACCGTTTCTCAGTCTCCTACAATGACTACTGCAGGTAGCGGAGTGAAAGGTTTCGGAGGATTCCTTGGTTATGCTGAAGATATGTCTCCACTAGGAAATGCTACAGCGCTTGAATGTGCAGACTATTGTGTAACTCTATTCTCTGATCTTACTAAAAAAGTAACGATGCAGAATCTTTTCCATGATGGAGGTTTCAGCAGTTCAGGAGTTACTCAGAGAGTGATTAGTAAATATGATGCTGAAAACTAA
- a CDS encoding type VI secretion system Vgr family protein gives MVKLDIVIDGKPISHFKHFCLQQSAKTHHQFELTLAHDSLGETQNHNLEQAKQFLGKRLTITFKYKDPENESPERTFVGVIMKVAFSQEKMSLGNIVLKGNSPTILMDSAPHTQSFGGNQPVNTSIIADRIIKESLGTNEFDFKIDTQNKGYINYSSQYCETHYNYLARIAEAYGEQFYYDGEVLHFGKLPPHEKSIKLIDGSNVSDVQIELNAVHIKPEYFGYNSSNHAKMIGFDNQIKHLGELSSETYELNNNIFKTRSLTPAPVNPNMFLDIDDSQKSARGSKAVDVFIVSGKTTVPFLYTGCVADLAMRKPDSSQTSHFTTLMITEVNHEVDSRGYYTGSFQAIAEGTGFMPKPDFIMPKAEPQVATVISNVDPLNQGRIQVRFDWQLNDTTHFIRMMSPDAGGTDAISQNRGFVAIPEIGDQVMVGFEYHNPDFPFAMGGMFHGNVALGGGINNHLKSIQTRSGIKVLMNDANGSVTIQDPSGNIYFMDGDGNINVTAPNKITMNATDVEINANNNFDINVTNNMTSTVGNTAMMNYLQKTLMNTPVMLQTVSELFHAQATKTIINTENELFIQAKEANVAGTQKLFMHSDQNTIVNSKGAVDMHGKKGNNQTNKAQPYKKIPIYMDGRCYVKFRPQSNWSGEYGFDWMRMGDTSLPGDTKPNAYKFISSNYNNLKTAYQQRTFTRKDSRGRRTTFTYFVPWLTLYPKNEAPKGFTHTSAKLDVTIDVEVEPIRLEIECDDASLFSFDKKSFSQKTKGIHKTTITITCLKSFDKYQNIKVISVFKNAKGEEEKALAGKLLVTPNKQRYKVDCVIVKVHTNINGTPSESKPSLSKQSTLNLYLRQALVNPSFQNAIDLDLRSDTDPLGKRTGLMTLFNKEANVTGGIIPDGATDKIQIFLNNQVRAKYGNKYDNVYKFYFIAQTAGGLFGRAFGIPSSARSVVVYNPGFTDSTIAHEGLHAMGLEHPFHGGEHMFKRSTTDNIMDYSDIESGIPVIQIWHWQYPFIYKNVKKI, from the coding sequence GTGGTAAAGCTTGACATTGTTATTGATGGAAAGCCTATCAGCCACTTTAAGCACTTCTGCCTGCAACAAAGCGCCAAAACTCATCATCAATTTGAACTTACTCTAGCCCATGATTCTTTAGGGGAAACACAAAACCATAACTTAGAACAAGCAAAACAGTTTTTGGGGAAAAGATTGACCATTACTTTCAAGTATAAAGATCCTGAAAACGAAAGCCCGGAACGGACATTTGTAGGAGTTATTATGAAGGTAGCATTTAGTCAGGAAAAAATGAGTCTGGGAAATATTGTACTGAAAGGAAATAGCCCAACCATTCTGATGGATTCTGCTCCGCATACTCAAAGTTTTGGGGGCAATCAGCCAGTCAACACATCCATTATTGCTGACAGGATAATTAAAGAATCTTTGGGAACTAATGAGTTTGATTTTAAAATAGATACACAAAATAAAGGATACATTAATTATAGTTCACAATATTGCGAAACTCATTATAATTATTTAGCTAGAATTGCAGAGGCTTATGGAGAACAATTCTATTATGATGGAGAGGTACTTCACTTCGGAAAGTTACCACCTCATGAAAAGTCCATAAAACTTATTGACGGGAGTAATGTAAGTGATGTACAGATAGAGTTAAATGCAGTACATATCAAACCTGAATATTTTGGATACAATAGTAGTAATCACGCAAAGATGATAGGGTTTGATAATCAGATCAAACATCTCGGTGAACTATCATCGGAAACATATGAACTTAACAATAATATATTTAAAACCCGCTCCCTGACTCCTGCTCCTGTAAATCCTAATATGTTTCTTGATATAGATGATTCTCAGAAAAGTGCCAGAGGGAGTAAAGCTGTAGATGTCTTTATTGTTTCTGGAAAGACAACTGTACCATTCCTATACACGGGCTGTGTTGCGGACTTAGCCATGAGGAAACCAGATAGCTCCCAAACTTCACACTTTACCACTTTGATGATAACTGAAGTAAATCATGAGGTTGATTCAAGAGGATATTATACAGGAAGTTTTCAAGCCATAGCTGAAGGCACTGGGTTTATGCCTAAGCCTGATTTTATAATGCCAAAAGCAGAACCACAAGTTGCAACTGTTATCTCTAATGTAGATCCTTTAAACCAAGGAAGAATACAGGTGAGATTCGACTGGCAGTTGAATGATACCACTCATTTTATCCGAATGATGAGTCCTGATGCAGGCGGAACGGATGCAATAAGCCAGAATAGAGGATTTGTTGCCATCCCTGAAATTGGAGATCAGGTAATGGTAGGTTTTGAATATCATAATCCAGATTTTCCTTTTGCAATGGGAGGAATGTTTCATGGTAATGTTGCTTTAGGTGGCGGTATAAATAATCATTTGAAATCTATACAGACCAGAAGCGGAATTAAAGTTTTAATGAATGATGCGAATGGCAGTGTGACCATTCAAGATCCAAGTGGAAATATATATTTTATGGATGGTGATGGGAATATCAATGTTACTGCTCCGAATAAAATCACAATGAATGCAACTGATGTTGAAATTAATGCCAATAATAATTTTGATATTAATGTTACTAATAACATGACATCAACAGTAGGAAATACAGCAATGATGAACTATCTTCAGAAGACATTGATGAATACTCCTGTTATGTTGCAGACTGTATCTGAACTATTCCACGCTCAGGCAACAAAAACGATTATCAATACAGAAAATGAACTATTCATTCAGGCAAAAGAAGCGAATGTTGCAGGTACGCAAAAGCTATTCATGCATTCTGATCAGAATACTATTGTAAATAGCAAAGGTGCTGTGGATATGCATGGTAAAAAAGGAAACAATCAAACCAATAAAGCACAACCATATAAAAAGATTCCCATATATATGGATGGGAGATGCTATGTTAAATTTAGACCTCAATCTAATTGGAGTGGAGAATATGGTTTTGACTGGATGAGAATGGGAGACACTTCTTTGCCAGGGGATACTAAACCTAATGCATATAAATTTATTTCATCAAACTATAATAATTTAAAAACTGCTTACCAACAAAGAACTTTTACAAGAAAAGATAGTAGAGGAAGAAGAACAACATTTACCTACTTTGTACCTTGGTTGACATTATACCCTAAAAATGAGGCTCCAAAAGGTTTTACCCATACCTCAGCAAAGTTAGATGTAACTATTGATGTAGAGGTAGAACCAATAAGACTGGAAATTGAATGTGATGATGCATCATTATTTAGTTTTGATAAAAAAAGTTTTTCCCAAAAAACAAAAGGAATTCACAAAACTACAATTACTATAACATGTTTAAAATCTTTTGATAAATACCAAAATATTAAAGTCATATCTGTTTTTAAGAATGCAAAAGGTGAGGAAGAAAAAGCACTTGCAGGAAAATTATTAGTTACCCCCAATAAACAACGTTATAAAGTAGATTGTGTAATTGTAAAGGTACATACAAACATTAATGGTACTCCCTCAGAAAGTAAACCAAGCCTAAGCAAACAATCTACACTAAATCTATACTTAAGACAGGCTTTGGTAAACCCTAGTTTTCAAAATGCAATCGATTTAGATTTAAGATCGGACACTGATCCATTAGGAAAGAGAACTGGCTTAATGACACTATTCAATAAAGAAGCAAATGTAACTGGTGGAATAATTCCTGATGGGGCAACAGATAAAATTCAAATATTTCTAAATAATCAGGTTAGGGCTAAATATGGAAATAAATATGATAATGTTTATAAATTCTATTTTATAGCCCAAACTGCTGGAGGGTTATTTGGTCGTGCATTTGGAATTCCTTCATCTGCAAGATCAGTTGTAGTGTATAATCCTGGTTTTACAGATAGTACTATCGCTCATGAAGGGCTTCATGCAATGGGATTAGAGCATCCTTTTCATGGTGGTGAACACATGTTTAAGCGTTCAACGACTGATAATATTATGGATTATTCAGATATCGAAAGCGGAATACCTGTCATTCAAATATGGCATTGGCAATATCCGTTTATTTATAAAAATGTTAAAAAAATATAA